A single genomic interval of Lathyrus oleraceus cultivar Zhongwan6 chromosome 7, CAAS_Psat_ZW6_1.0, whole genome shotgun sequence harbors:
- the LOC127107403 gene encoding protein DETOXIFICATION 53, translated as MCNGVESRGNINGEVVISKVENYHEERMRNIEVERDCNCGTSFLQSLHHHLNALLPTISISEVKEELKSLAKIAGPITMTSLMMYSRSAISMLFLGRQGRAELAGGCLALGFANITATSILKGLTMGMDPICCQAYGAKRWSVLNQTLLRTLCLLLLVTIPISLLWLNMEPLLQLLGQDPSVTKVAQIYMLYSIPELFAQAFLNPLRTFLRTQGLTPPITMAASIAALLHLPINYFLATYLKLGVKGIALATGMNSINMTLGMLVYIVFSNKPLKPWQGVTIFDSICHGWKPLLSLAIPSCLTVCLEWWWYEIMLFLCGLLSNPQTSVSTMGILIQTLGFLYVFPFSLSASLTTRIGHSLGSGQASRAKGTAIIGILIAVLLGTLAFVGLILVRKTWGRLFTDEVQIIDMIRKILPILGLCEISNWSQTVSCGILAGTARPYVGARINLCAFYLIGLPVSIFATFVYKFELVGLWYGMLAAQISCVCMMVYTLVQTDWGQQTRRAMELSQKSTEQECVIDEESVLLDSV; from the exons ATGTGCAATGGTGTTGAATCTCGAGGAAATATAAATGGTGAGGTTGTGATATCAAAGGTTGAGAATTACCATGAAGAGAGAATGCGAAATATAGAAGTTGAAAGAGATTGTAACTGTGGCACAAGTTTTCTTCAAAGTTTGCATCATCATCTCAATGCTCTTCTTCCTACCATTTCAATATCAGAG GTAAAAGAAGAGTTGAAATCACTCGCAAAGATTGCAGGTCCGATAACAATGACAAGCCTAATGATGTATTCTCGATCGGCAATATCAATGCTATTCCTTGGTCGTCAAGGAAGAGCAGAGCTAGCCGGGGGTTGCCTAGCCCTCGGCTTCGCCAACATCACCGCAACTTCAATTCTCAAAGGTCTAACAATGGGAATGGATCCAATTTGTTGTCAAGCATATGGAGCCAAAAGATGGTCAGTTCTAAACCAAACACTTTTGAGAACATTATGTCTCCTCCTACTTGTTACAATCCCAATTTCACTTTTATGGCTTAACATGGAACCACTACTTCAATTATTAGGTCAAGACCCTAGTGTCACAAAAGTTGCACAAATTTACATGTTATACTCAATTCCTGAATTATTTGCTCAAGCATTTCTCAATCCATTGAGAACATTTTTAAGAACTCAAGGCTTAACACCACCAATTACCATGGCTGCATCAATTGCAGCACTATTACACCTACCAATCAATTATTTCCTAGCTACTTATTTGAAACTAGGTGTAAAAGGTATTGCATTAGCCACCGGAATGAACTCGATAAACATGACATTAGGAATGTTGGTTTATATTGTTTTTTCAAATAAACCACTTAAGCCATGGCAAGGTGTTACGATATTTGACTCTATTTGTCATGGATGGAAACCATTGCTTAGTCTTGCAATTCCTAGTTGTCTCACTGTTTGTTTAGAATGGTGGTGGTATGAGATAATGCTTTTTCTTTGTGGTTTGTTAAGTAATCCTCAAACTTCGGTTTCGACAATGGGAATACTTATTCAAACACTTGGTTTTCTTTATGTGTTCCCGTTTTCACTTAGTGCGTCTTTGACAACGAGAATAGGTCATTCATTAGGGTCAGGACAAGCCTCGCGTGCAAAAGGAACCGCCATAATTGGAATTTTGATAGCGGTTTTACTTGGAACATTGGCTTTTGTTGGATTGATTTTAGTGAGGAAAACTTGGGGAAGATTATTTACAGACGAGGTGCAAATTATTGATATGATAAGAAAAATACTTCCGATTTTAGGGTTATGTGAAATTAGCAATTGGTCGCAAACGGTGTCATGTGGGATTTTAGCTGGAACCGCGCGTCCTTACGTTGGTGCTAGGATTAATTTGTGCGCGTTTTATTTAATTGGGTTACCGGTGTCAATTTTTGCTACATTTGTGTACAaatttgaattggtaggtttgtGGTATGGGATGTTGGCAGCACAAATTTCATGTGTTTGTATGATGGTGTATACTTTGGTTCAAACTGATTGGGGACAACAAACTAGAAGAGCAATGGAGTTATCTCAAAAATCAACCGAGCAAGAATGTGTCATTGATGAGGAAAGTGTGTTGCTTGATTCTGTCTAA